Below is a window of Cryobacterium sp. PAMC25264 DNA.
GGCCTAGAAGGGTGGGGTCTCGTCGGTCTTGGGCGGAGGCTCGGAGGCCGGTGAGGTTAGGGGTGGTGAAGTCGGTGTGGATGCCGGTCCTGCAGCGTCCGGCGTCCCCTTCGTGGGTGGCTGCCCGGGTGTGGGCGGCTGGAGGGCGGCGCGGACGAGGTCCTGGGCGCGGGGGTTTGTGTAGGTTTTGCCGCCGGGGGTGGTCCAGGTGAGGGTGCCGTCGGGCGCTTGGCGGGTTGTGAAGCTGCTTTGGTGTTTGAGCCTGTGGTCGGGCCGGCACAGGCTGACGAGGTTGCCGGCGCTGGTGGGGCCGCCGGCGCTCCAGGCTTGGGTGTGGTCGATCTCGCTGTGGATCGCTTGGCGGTTACAGCCCGGGGCCTGACAGGTGTTGTCGCGGATCTGCACGTACCGGCGGAGGTCCGCCGGCGGGTTGTGCGAGTCCCGGTCGACGGAGAGGGTGCAGCCGGTGTGCGGGTGGGTGAGGATGCGGGTGAAACTTGTCGCCGTACCCGTGAGGCGCCGGGCGGTTTCCAGGTCGATCGGCCCGTAGCCGTCGAGGATGGCGGGTTGTTGGCTCTGGCCGAGGAGGGTGAGCACTGGGACGGTGATGTGCACGGTGCCGCGGATGCCGCGGCCGAGTGTGCCGTCGGCTCCGATGCCGTCCAGGAGTAGATCGCGGTAGGCGTCCGCTCGGCGTTGGTCGCGAGTGCGGCACACGATCGGTACCGCCTCCGTGTCAGTGTCAGTGTTCGTTGGTGGGTGCGGCTCCGGTGTCGCGGTGTCGTCGTCGTTGACGGCCTTGGCAATCTGGGTGAGGCGCTCATAGATCGCCTGGGCCTCGTCGGCCTTGAGATAGGCGTTCAGCCACGACATACCGTTGGCATCGGGGCGGAGCACCACCCGGCGCTCACGGATGCCCGCGTTGACGCGGTCTTGGAGCGGCACGGGGTGCAGGGCTTCGAGGAGTTCCCGGGCGACCTTGGCGAACTTGCCGGGGGTGAGTTTCTCGGCAGCCGTCAACGTCATCTCTTCCAGTCGCGGCAACACATGGTCGGGCAGGTCAAGGGGGAGTGATGCCGTGACCTCCATCAACTTCATAACGTGGCCCCACCCGATCCGGCCGTCGGCTAGAGCCTGGTGGAACAAAGGGAGCTGCTCTGTGAGGCGGGCGGCGTCGCAGATCATCATGCCTGCGGTCTGGAAGTTCATCCGCAGCGCGCAGCCGACCTCGGCTGCCAAGGCCCGACGGGCGAGTTCTTCGTCGGCCCACGCCGGACCGTGTTTCCCGGTGTCTGGGTCGTTGCGGCCGGACTCGATTGGGTCACCGGCGAGGCCGGCGATGATCCACCGGTCGTGGCCGAGCTGGTCCAGCTCGGCCAGCAACCGGGTGCGTTCGGCATACGCGGCGGCGATGACCTTCGCGTTGGCGATCAGCGGGTCGATGACCACGCTGATGGCTTCGGCGACCGGATCGACGTAGTCATTGGAGGACCCGTCGGGGGAGTCTTCCGGGGTGCTGTCTGGTGTGGCATTCGAGGTGGCCATAGGGACAGTGAATCACCAGCCACCGACACCGTGCATCCCAGTAAATCAGCGGTGGAGAACCCGAAAAGACAGCCGCCTGTGGAGGAGGGGCGCCCCTCCACGCGACCAGCTACAGGTTGCCGAGAACCGAGACGACGATGCGCTCGGCGTCGCCGGGCTCCGCCATGCCGGGGGAGGCGACGGCTACCCAGTAGCCCTTGGTGAAAACCTGGGCGGTGCTGGCGGACTTACTGAAGTAGCCCTCCACCTCAGGGGCGGTGCCGTAGGTGGGAACGATGTCGCCGTCGGCGAGAGCCGCATCCTTGAGGGTGTTCGTCAGAGTCTCATTCGGCATGGCCAGCGAGACCTCGATAACCTCACCGCTGGACTGGTTGATCCACCCGCAGGACACACCGCTATACGTGGTGGCGGTCACGGCGGTGTCGCTCGTCGGCGCGTAGTTGGGGTCCACGCTGTAGTTGGGGTTGATCGCGTACACGTCATCGGCGGTGAGGATACCGTCGCAGGTCTTGTCGACGGCGGCACCTTCGGCGGCGGGCGACGGCGTGGCCGACTCGGTGGGCTCAGCGGTGGCGGTGGCCGTCGCCGTGGGCTTGCCGGTGGCGGAGCTGCTGGCCGACGGCGTCGCCGTTGATCCTGAGCCACCGGCCGGCGCGCATCCCGCCAGGGCGAACAGTGCGAGGGTAGCGCCGGAGAGGGCGAGTCCAGCGCGCAGTCGGCGGCCGGTGGCGAGGGAAGACGTGCGGGAGTGGGTCACGCGTTGACCTTACCAAGTGGGACGCCGGGTAAGCTTGTTCGCCGTGACCCCTGCCGAACTTTCTCAGTCCCTGCTCAACCTCGTCAACGACCTGGTTGAGCGTCGACGCGGGGAAGGCCTCGAGGTCGCAGATCTGTCTTTGAGCCTCGCCGACGTGTCGCTGGAGCGCCCGCGCAACCGCGACCACGGCGACTGGGCGTCGAGCGTGTCCATGAAGATCGCCAAGCCGCTGGGCACAAACCCGCGCGCCGTGGCGGCCGAGCTCGCCGCCGGCCTTGAAGCCATGCCCGAGGTCGCGTCCGTAGAGGTCGCCGGCCCCGGCTTCATCAACATCCGCCTCGAAGCATCCGCTGCCGGCGCCCTCGCGCGGACCATCGTCAACGCCGGCGAGGCCTACGGCACCGGCCACATGTACGACGGCATCAAGATCAACCTCGAGTTCGTCTCGGCCAACCCCACCGGACCCATCCACATGGGAGGCGTGCGCTGGGCAGCCGTGGGCGACAGCCTCGCCCGCGTGCTCAAGGCCGAAGGCGCGGATGTGACGCGCGAGTACTACTTCAACGACCACGGCTCCCAGATCGACCGGTTCGCCCGCAGCGTGCTCGCGGCCTACCTGGGTGAGCCCACCCCGGAGGACGGCTACGGCGGAGCGTACATCGGCGACATCGCCGCCAAGGTCGTGGAGATCTACGAGGGCGACATCGCGAGCCTGCCCCGCGAGGAACAGCAGGAAATCTTCCGCGCCATCGGCGTCGACCTCATGTTCACGGAGATCAAGGAGAAGCTGCACGGCTTCGGAGTCGACTTCGATGTGTTCTTCCACGAAGACTCCCTGCACGAGTCCGGCGCCGTCGACAAGGCCATCGCGCGCCTGCGCGAGCTTGGCCACATCTTCGAAGCGGATGGCGCCATCTGGCTGCGCACCACCACCTTCGGTGACGACCGCGACCGCGTCATCATCCGCTCGAACGGCGAACCGGCCTACATCTCGGGCGACCTGGGCTACTACCTCGACAAGCGTGAGCGCGGCTTCGACCAGAACCTGATCATGCTCGGCGCCGACCACCACGGCTACATCGGCCGCATGATGGCCATGGTCGAGGCGTTCGGCGACGTGCCCGGCGTCAACCTGCAGATCCTGATCGGCCAGATGGTCAACCTGCTCAAGGGTGGCGAGCCCGTGCGCATGTCCAAGCGTGCCGGCACCATCGTCACCCTCGACGACCTCGTCGACGCCGTGGGCGTGGACGCCGGCCGGTACTCGCTGGTGCGATCCTCGAGCGACTCGCAGCTGGACATCGACCTGGACCTGCTCGGCAAGCGCACCAACGAGAATCCGGTGTTCTACGTGCAGTACGCGCACGCCCGCACCTGCTCCGTGGGCCGCAACGCCGTGGATTCCGGCGTAGACCGTAGCGCGTTCGCCCCCGAACTGCTCACCCACGACAGCGAATCGGCGCTGCTGGGCGTGCTGCAGGAATACCCGCGCGTGGTGGCCCAGGCCGCCGAGCTGCGCGAGCCCCACCGCATCGCCCGCTACATCGAAGAGGTCGCCGGCTACTACCACCGCTGGTACGACAACTGCCGCGTCATCCCGCTGGGCGACGAGCCCGTCACCGACCTGCACCGCACCCGCCTGTGGCTGAACGACGCCACCGGCCAGGTCATCCGCAACGGCCTCGGCCTGCTCGGCGTCTCGGCGCCCGAGCGCATGTAAGCAGTCGCGCGCTTGACTGCCACGACGCCGAAACGACGACGCCCGGCCCGCCGCCTGCTGGTGGTGGTCGTGGCGATACTCGCCCTCGTCGGAATCTTCTTCGCCGTCGATGCCGGGCTCCGTGGCTACGCCGAGAATCGCATCGCGAGCGAGATCGACGCCAAGCTGCCCGAGGGTGTCTCGGGTGACGTGAACGTGGCCCTCGGTGGAACCTCGGTTATCTTCCAGTACCTCAGCGGCAGCTTCGAAAGGGTGCAGCTGACCGCTCCGGAGCTGGCGGTGAACGGCGTGCCGGCATCCGTGTCGATTGACGCCACCGATGTGCCCACCGACACGAGCCAGCCCATCGGCCACGTCGACGGAGCCATCGAGCTCGACCAGGACGCCCTCAACTCCCTGCTGCAGACCGCGCTGACCGAGGCGGATGCCGCCCCCGAGGCGCGCGACGCCCAGCTCGAACTCGGCACCGACCAGGTCACCTACACGGGCGAGCTCAGCATCTTCGGCGTGCCGATCGGCTACCAGGCCACGGCCGGGCCGAGCGTCACCCCCGACGCCCTGGTGCTCACTCCCACCGGCGCCGAGGTCACTGCGGGCTCAGGCGGCCTGGACGTGAGTCGGCTGGTGGACCTGGTGCTCGGCGGCGACCCGATCAGCGTGTGCGTGGCCGGCTACCTGCCGCAGGGGGTCACCCTCAGCGACGTGGAGACAACTCCTGAGCGAGTAACCATTACGCTGGAGTCGAGCACATTGACGCTCACCGAACAGTCGCTCACCACCCTGGGCAGCTGTTCCCCCGCTTGATTCGGCGTGCGCAACTCGCAGTCGCTAGAATTCCGGTAGATTCCCGCGCCCCTTTCGGCGCGTCTCTTCGCTGGCTTCAGGGACCAATCCGGGTTCGCTCGCCACTTCGTGAGACACCCACTTGACTCCTGTGAGGTTTTCACCCGTGGCCCATAACCCACTCGCCCCCGAGTGGCTCAGCTCCCCAGCTGATGCCAACACGCTCGCCGACGGCCTCTGGCCCTCTTCCGTCCAGCGCTCCGATGCCGGCGCGATCATGATCGGCGGCGTCAGCGCCCCCGACCTCGCGGCCCGATTCGGGACCCCGCTCTACGTGATCGACGAAACGGATGCCCGCACTCGCGCGATCGAGCTCCGCACCGCGTTCGACACCGAGTTTGCTCGCATCGGCACCACCGTCAAGGTGTACTACGCCGCCAAGGCTTTTCTCTCCACCGAGGTCGCCCGGTGGATGGTGGACGCCGGCCTGAACATCGATGTCTGCAGCGGCGGCGAACTCGTCGTTGCTCTGGCCGCGGGCGTCGACCCCGCCCGCATCGGGTTCCACGGCAACAACAAGTCCCGCGCCGAGATCGCCCAGGCCACCCGCTTGGGCGTGGGCACGATCATCATCGACAGTCCCATCGAGATCGAGCGGCTCGCCGAGGCCGCCGATCGAGCCGGCATCGTGCAGAACGTGCGACTGCGGGTCAACAGCGGCGTGCACGCGCACACCCACGAGTTCCTGGCCACCTCGCACGAGGACCAGAAGTTCGGCGTGGTCTTCGAGGATGCCCCGGCGCTCGTCGCCGCGATCCGCGCCCAGCCGAGCCTCAACTTCCTCGGGCTGCACTGCCACATCGGCTCGCAGATCTTCGGCGTCGACGGTTTCGCCGAGTCGGCCTCCCGGCTGCTCAGCTTGCAGGCCGACCTGCTGGCCGGCGGCCCGGTGCCCGAACTCAACCTCGGCGGCGGCTTCGGCATCGCATACACCAGCGTCGACGACCCCAGCCCGGTGGCTGAGCTGGCCGCGGCCCTGGCCGACATCGTTGCCGCCGAGTGCGCCCGCCGTAGCATCCCGGTGCCCGTTATCGCCATCGAGCCCGGCCGGGTCATCATCGGACCGGCCGGCGTCACCCTCTACGAGGTGGGCACCACCAAGCCAGTGCGCATCGGCGAGAACACCCGGCTCTACGTGAGCGTCGACGGCGGCATGAGCGACAACGCCCGCCCCGCCCTCTACGGCGCCGAGTACTCGGTGCGCATCGCCGACCGGGTCTCGGATGCCGCGTCCGCGCTCGTGCGCGTGGCGGGCAAGCACTGCGAGAGCGGCGACATCGTCGTGGACGCCGACTACCTGCCGGGGGACGTGGCACCGGGCGATCTGCTCATGGTGCCGGCGACGGGCGCGTACTGCTGGTCGTTGGCCAGTAACTACAACTATGTGGGTCGGCCTGCTGTTGTGGCCGTGGTGGACGGGGAAGCCAGGGTCATTGTTCGGGGGGAGACTATTGACGATCTGCTGGCGCGGGACGCGGGAGTCTCGGGATCGGCTCAGGGGGTCACTTCGACAGGCTCAGTACAGCGCTCGACAAACTCGACCGGCGAGCCTGGCTCGACCAGCGAGCCTGGGGCGACCAACGACATGAAGGAAAGCACCCGATGATCGAATACCGCAATCTGCGAGTCGCCCTGCTCGGAGGTGGATCCGTCGGCGCCCAGGTGGCCCGGCTGCTGCTCGAGCACAGCGACGAGCTCGCCAACCGGGTGGGCGCGGGCCTCGAGCTCGTCGGCATCCTGGTGCGCGACCTCGACGCCCCGCGGTCGGCCGACCTGCCCCGGGAACTGTTCACCACCGACGCCGACTCGCTGATCCTCGGAGCCGACATCGTGATCGAGCTGATGGGCGGCATCGAGCCGGCCCGCAGCTACATCCTCACGGCCATCAACTCCGGCGCCGACGTCGTCACCGCCAACAAGGCCCTGCTGGCCGAACACGGCGCCGAACTCTTCGAAGCCGCCGACCAGGTGGGCGCCCAACTCAACTACGAGGCCGCCGTCGCCGGTGCGATCCCCATCGTGCGGCCCTTGCGCGACAGCCTCGCGGGCGACACGGTCAACCGCATCCTCGGCATCGTCAACGGCACCACCAACTTCATCCTCGACCGGATGCACGTGGCCGGAGACACCCTCGAAGAGGCCCTCGCCACCGCCACGGAGCTCGGCTACGCCGAAGCCGACCCCACCGCAGACATCGGCGGGTACGACGCCGCACAGAAGGCCGCGCTGCTGGCCAGCCTCGCGTTCCACACCAACGTGCCGCTGGAGAAGGTCTACCGCGAGGGCATCACGGGAGTCACCCCGCAGCAGATCGAATCGGCCACCAAGGCCGGCTACGTGGTCAAGCTGCTCGCCATCTGCGAACGCCTGATCGACCCGGAGACCGGCGAAGAGGGCGTCTCCGCCCGCGTCTACCCGGCCATGGTGCACCACAGCCACCCGCTCGCTTCCGTGCACGGCGCCAACAACGCCGTCTTCGTCGAGGCCGAGGCCGCCGGCCCGCTGATGTTCTACGGCGCCGGCGCCGGGGGGGTGCAGACCGCATCCGCCGTGCTCGGCGACCTCGTTTCGGTAGCCCGCCGCCACGTCGTGGGCGGCCCGGGATTCGCCGCCTCCAACCACGCGGACCTGCCGGTGCTCGACATCGGCAAGGTCACCACCCGATACGCGGTCACCCTCGAGGTCACCGACGAACCCGGTGTGCTCGCCACGATCGCCGGCGTGTTCAGCAAAAACGAGGTTTCGCTGGCGCTTGTCGAACAGTCGATGACGCCCGCAGAGCCCGTCAGCGGCAGTCACGCCGCCGTGTCGGGCACAGCTACCCTAGTCATTGGAACGCACGAGGCCACGGAGGCTGCGCTTGCCGCGACCGTGATCGACCTTGCCGCCAACAGTGTCGTCACCAATGTCGCATCCGTATTAAGAGTTGAAGGAGTCTGATGTCCAGCGAACGAGAGACCGGTCAGCACCAGATGGTGAAAACCCAGTCCCGTCAGTGGCGGGGTGTGCTGCGCGAGTACGCCGACCGGCTGAACATCAGTGACGCCACCCCCATCGTCACGCTCGGTGAGGGCGGCACTCCGCTGATCCCCGCCGCCGCGCTCTCTGCGCGCACCGGCGCCAAGGTGTGGGTGAAGTACGAGGGGATGAACCCCACCGGGTCATTCAAGGACCGCGGCATGACCATGGCCATGTCCAAGGCCGTTGAAGACGGCGCCAAGGCCGTCATCTGCGCCTCGACCGGCAACACCTCGGCCTCCGCCGCGGCGTACGCCACCCACGCGGGCATCAAGGCCGTCGTGCTGGTGCCGGAGGGCAAGATCGCCATGGGCAAGCTCAGCCAGGCCATCGCGCACAACGCCCAGCTGCTGCAGGTGCAGGGCAACTTCGACGACTGCCTCGACATTGCCCGCGACCTGGCCAAGAACTACCCGGTTCACTTGGTCAACTCGGTCAACCCCGACCGTATCGAGGGCCAGAAGACCGCGGCCTTCGAGGTCGTCGAGGTGCTCGAAGACGCCCCCGACATCCACATCGTGCCGGTCGGCAACGCGGGTAACTACACCGCCTACTTCCGCGGCTACAGCGAAGAACTCGCTCGCGGCGCCACCACCAAACTGCCCCGGATGTTCGGGTTCCAGGCCGCAGGCAGCGCCCCGATCGTGCTCGGTCACCGCGTTGAGCACCCCGAGACCATCGCCAGCGCCATCCGCATCGGTAACCCGGCCTCGTGGGACCTTGCCCTGAACGCCCGCGAGGTGAGTGACGGCTACTTCGGCGCCATCAGCGACGAGAAGATCCTCGAGGCCTATCGCATCCTCTCCGCCGAGGTGGGCATCTTCGTCGAGCCGGCCTCCGCGATCAGCGTCGCGGGACTCCTCGAACGAGCCGACGCCGGCCAGATCCCGGCCGGCTCCACCGTGGTGCTCACCGTCACCGGCCACGGCCTGAAGGACCCGCAGTGGGCACTTCGCACGGCCGACGGCAGCGATGTGAAGCCCACGATCGTGCCCGTCGACACCGCCGCGATCGCCGAACTCCTGGGCCTGGGCCAGAAATGACCACCGCGCTCCCCGTAGCGGGACGCAACGCGCTGGCCGGCCGTTCGGTCGTCGTCAAGGTTCCGGCCACCACCGCGAACCTCGGCCCGGGGTTCGACACTCTGGGGCTGGCCCTCGCCCACTACGACCACCTGCAGGTGGAAGTGCTGGACGAGCCCGGCGTCTTCGTCGAGGTGCACGGCATCGGCGCGGGCGAGGTGCCCACCGACGAGAACAACCTCGTGGTGCGTGCCATCGCGCACACCTTCGCCGCCTACGATATTCCGCTGCCGGGACTCAAGCTCATCGCCGAGAACGTGATTCCGCACGGCCGCGGCATGGGGTCATCCGGTGCCGCGATCGTCTCGGGCATCATGGCCGCTAAGGGCCTGCTCGAGGGGATCGTCGACATCGACTCCGATGCGCTGCTCGTGCTGGCCACCGAGATGGAGGGGCACCCCGATAACGTGGCGCCCGCACTGTTCGGTGGACTCACCATCGCCTGGATGACCCCGGAGGGCCCGAAGCACAAGAAGCTCATGGTGCACCGCGGCGTCTCCCCGCTGGTCTTCGTGCCCGTGCACGCCATGTCCACGGCGCTGGCCCGCAGCCTGCAACCCGAGTCGGTACCGCACGAAGACGCCGTCTTCAACCTGTCCCGCTCCGCCCTGCTGATCGCGGCTCTCATCCAGAGCCCCGAGCTGTTGCTTGCGGCCACCGAGGACAAGCTGCACCAGAGCTACCGTGCCGCCGCAATGCCCGAGACCAACCGGCTGATCACGCTGCTGAGGGAGCACGGCTTCGCCGCCGTGGTGTCGGGCGCCGGTCCGTCGATCCTGGTGCTGGCCAGCGACCCCGGCCAGCGTCTGGTGGCCGCGGAGCTCGTGGCCGAGAAGAGCGAGACGCCGTGGCAGACGCTCATGCTGGCCGTCGATTTCAAGGGTGCAACGGTCGTCCGCACCGACGTCTGACCCTGCCCGAGTAAAGAGCCCCTTCCCGTCGCCGGGACGGGGCTCTTCTCATGTTTCGGTGCGGTGCTCCGCCGAACCGGGCGTCCGAACCTGCTAGAGTGGTTGCGCACCCGATAGAAACCGCCTCCGCGGATCTGTTCTCTGGTGTATTCCCTGTAACTCACTGCTATTGCGTATTTGTGCGTGGCTGTGTGTGTTCACTCCAATCCGCCACTGCGTGGGACTGGATCACCCGCAGCCCACCTGCGCTGCAACATCTTCTCTGGCCGGCCAAGAGGCGCCAGGGGAAAGGACAATACTTCGTGACCAACGTCAATCTCCACACCGATGGTGTGGATATCTCACGCCTTGCCACCCTTCGCGTCGCCGAGCTTCAGGCTCTGGCGGGCGAACTGGGTATCCAGGGCGCATCAAAACTTCGTAAAGGAGAGCTCGTGGATGCAATCACCGCGACCCAGTCCCAGACGACCGAGCCCGCCGCGGCTGACGCAATCGTGATCGACGCCCCCGTCGAGGTCGAAACCGCGGCTCCCGTCGAGAGCGCGCCCGCCGCCGAGGCGCCCAAGAAGCGCGTCTCGCGCCGCGTCACCACCGCCACTGCGGCCCCCGCCGTCGCCCACGTCAACGCCGACGGCGACCTGGGTCTCGGCCTGATCCTCCCCGAGGCCGCCAAGACCCGCAAGACCACGGCCCCCACCACCTACGCCGGTGCCACCGAGGGTGACATCGTCGCCGATGCCCCCGTCGTGGAGAAGCCGGTTCGCCAGGCCCGCAAGCGCGCCAGCACCGCCACCATCACCGAGGCCGCGATCTCCGAGGCCGTCGCCAAGGCGAACGCCACCGAGGCCGCCGCACCCGCCGCTGCCGCAGCTGAGGCGCCCGTTGCCACCCAGCCGGCCGCCACGGAGCAGGCCACCGAGCAGACCGGCAACGGCCGCAACCGTCGCGGCAACGGCCGCAACGAAGCGCGTACCGAGGGCCGCGGCGACAACCGCAACGAGGGCCGCAACAACTCTCGCAACGGCGGAAACAACCGCAACAACAACAACGCTTCCACGGCGCGCAACGCCTTCGACGCCCGCGCGTTGATCGAAGCCCAGAACGCCGAAGACGGGTACGAGGCTCCCGCCGAGGAGACCACGACCGCAGCGGCCGAGGCCGACACCGTCGACGCCGAGAGCACCGAATCCCGCATTCAGCGCCCCGAGGGCGTTGTGCGTGCCGAGCGCAACGAGCGCGGCGGACGCCAGCGCAACCAGCGCGGTGCCCGCACCGAGCGATCCGAGCCGGCCGAGCAGGCCGACGCCCAGCAGAGCGACACCCAGCAGGCAGAGACCGAGCCCGCCGTGACCGAGTCCGCCGACAACACGCAGGCCGCCGAGACCACCGAGGCGTCCGACTTCGTCGAGCAGCCCCGCCAGGGCCGCAACCGCAACCGCAGCCGCGGCGGCGACCGCAACCAGGGTGACCGCAACCAGGGCGACCGTTCGGCGCAGTCCACGGATGACCGTGGCAACGACGAGCAGGGCGACCGTCAGGCCAACCAGCGCCAGCAGGGTAACCGCGGCCAGGGCCAGCAGGACCGCCAGAACGACCGCCAGCAGAGCGACCGCGCCCAGCAGGAGCGTCAGGGTCAGGACCGCAA
It encodes the following:
- the rho gene encoding transcription termination factor Rho; this encodes MTNVNLHTDGVDISRLATLRVAELQALAGELGIQGASKLRKGELVDAITATQSQTTEPAAADAIVIDAPVEVETAAPVESAPAAEAPKKRVSRRVTTATAAPAVAHVNADGDLGLGLILPEAAKTRKTTAPTTYAGATEGDIVADAPVVEKPVRQARKRASTATITEAAISEAVAKANATEAAAPAAAAAEAPVATQPAATEQATEQTGNGRNRRGNGRNEARTEGRGDNRNEGRNNSRNGGNNRNNNNASTARNAFDARALIEAQNAEDGYEAPAEETTTAAAEADTVDAESTESRIQRPEGVVRAERNERGGRQRNQRGARTERSEPAEQADAQQSDTQQAETEPAVTESADNTQAAETTEASDFVEQPRQGRNRNRSRGGDRNQGDRNQGDRSAQSTDDRGNDEQGDRQANQRQQGNRGQGQQDRQNDRQQSDRAQQERQGQDRNQGLDRNSGPEDELNGRNNRSRFRDRKRRGATTNDDFEPELTDDDVLIPVAGILDVLDNYAFVRTSGYLPGASDVYVSLGQVKKYNLRKGDAVVGSIRQPHEGDQSGRQKYNAIVKVDSINGLTVEEAATRVEFQKLTPLYPQERLRLETEPGKLTQRIIDLVAPIGKGQRGLIVAPPKAGKTIVMQQIANAIATNNPEVHLMVVLVDERPEEVTDMQRTVKGEVIASTFDRPAEDHTTVAELAIERAKRLVELGHDVVVLLDSITRLGRAYNLTAPPSGRILSGGVDASALYPPKRFFGAARNIENGGSLTILASALVETGSKMDEVIFEEFKGTGNMELRLSRHLADKRIFPAVDVNASGTRREEMLMSADEVKITWKLRRALAGLEQQQALEVILGRLKETSSNVEFLMQVQKSMPTPNGSDKDH